The following is a genomic window from Chitinophaga caseinilytica.
GATCCGCGTGCCGCCCTGTTGCGCCAGCTTCCCTTCCGCCGCGGTGTCGAGTACTATCTCCTGTCCGTTGGCCAACAAAAGCGTAGCGTGATTGCCGCCCGGAGGCACGTCGTTCCTGTATCGCCCGTCCATCGAAACCGCCGCCGGCGGCAGCTTCTCCTGTTCACGACCGAAATACTTCAATCCGCCCACGGCCAGCAATCCTGCCACCACAGCCGCCGCCGCCCACTTCCACCAGGTCCGCCGCAATGGCACAACCGGAGTTCCGGCATCGGCGTCCAGGATGCGCTGCCGCACGGCTTCCCAGCGCACGGGGTCGTAATCTTCGCCCCCGGCAGATGTTGCCATCATGTCGGTGAGCAGCGAAATGAAAAGAGCTTCATTACTTTCATCCTGCAACAACGCGTTCAATTCCTCCGTTTCCGCCGCAGACATGCGGCCATGGAGATGCAGACCAAGTAAATGCCTCAGTTTATCTTCCTGCATAAATTCGTAAGTTCATTTTGTGGAATAGTGCCAGTCGCCCGGGGGATACACCCCCTCCGTTATATAAGAATCGGCCCGAAAAGGAAAGGACCTATCGTCTTAAAAAAATTTATCCTCCGGCGCAGCCGCCTTCCATTCATTCTCCGATCAACAGCATGCGCTACGCTTTGCATGCGGGAAAGAAACATACATCCTGCGAAGCCGTTACCCGATCATCCCTGCAACAACGGTATGCTCGACGTTTTGCACGCGCAACAGCTGCGTCCAGCCGTCGAATCCATTCAAATTCCAGCACAGCAACAACAGCGGAATGATCCTGCCATGGCGCGACAGGTACGCGCGAACGTCTTTCAAAGCCAATACCAGCGTATTTTTCACAGAATTGGGAGACAGTCCCAGCATCTCCGCGATCTCCGGGATCTTCATCCCCTGCTGCCGGCTCATGGTAAAAACGCGCTTGCGCTGCGCGGGCATTTTCGCTACCGCTTCCGCAACCAGGCGGCGGGTTTCGCGCATAGACAGCTCGGCCTGCAGACTATCGTCGGTTTGCTCTTCTCCCGCTGCCGCGCCGGCGCGCAGGCGCATTTCCCGCGCTTCTTTCCGCATCCAGGTGTAACATTCGTTCGCCACCACTTTGTAGAGCCAGGCTTTCGGCTGTTCTACTTCCGGCAGTTTATCACGGCTGAGCCACACGCGCAGAAACGAAGCCTGTACCACTTCCTCGGCGGCGGCCTGCTGCTTTACCATGCGGAGTATGAACGGGAGGAGCGCCGAAACGGAGGTACGGAACAGTATGCCGAATGCTTCTTCGTCTCCTTCACTGATCCGGTTAAACAGTTGGTTGATGTTAATAAGCGATAGTTGGTCCATGTATGCGCTGTGTCGTCCGGTTAAGTGCTGTTGGATAAAAGTACTGAAAATGAAGTATGTTTTCCCGCAGGCACAAAAAAAAGCCGGTCTTCGCAGACCGGCTTTCCTTCCCGAATGTGTGCGTTACGCCGCCTTCCTGCGAACGGGCACTACTTTCGATTTCTTCGGATGCACGAGTTTCATTTCTTCCACCAGGTGCGTGGCCCCGGCGAATTTGTCGACTACGAAAAGTACGTAGCGAATGTCTACCATGATGTTGCGGCAGATAGACGCGTCGTAGTTGATGTCGCTCATCGTGCCTTCCCAGGTGCGGTCGAAGTTCAGGCCGATGAGGTTGCCGTGCGCGTCCAGGGCAGGACTGCCGGAATTGCCGCCGGTGGTATGGTTGGAGGCGATGAAGCACACCGGCATTTTGCCGTTTTGTCCATATTGTCCGTAGTCCTTACTGGCGTGGAGCTGGCGGAGTTTCTCGGGTACGTCGAACTCGTAATCGCCCGGTTTGTATTTTTCCATCACGCCATCTAGCGTGGTCATGAAATCATATTCCACGGCGTCGCGGGGAGAATAGCCGCCCACTTTACCGTAGGTAAGGCGCAGGGTGCTGTTGGCGTCGGGATAGAAGCGCCGGTCTTTCAGCACATCCATCTGCGCCTGCATGTAGCGGCGCTGGAGGCGGTTGATGTCTGACTGGATGGCGTCGTGCGGTTTGCTCACCAGTTCGGCGTAGCCGTTCCGCAGGCCGATGAGGAGCCTGGTGGCAGGGTCTTTCCAGATATCGGTAGCCACGGTGGCGTAAGGCCGGCTGAGGAATGCTTTCAGCGCGTCGTAGCTGGTGAGCGCCGATTTGCTGAAGATATTGTCTGCCGTGGTTTTGCCGTCTTTATTCGTTTCCATCCAGATCTGATAGCCTTCGCCGCCGATCTTGTTGGAGGGCACTTCCTTGAAATACAGGTCCAGCAAAGCCGTGGTCACATCCTTGTCTACCGCGGTGCTGTAATTTTTGAAAGTGGATTCGGTGGAAGCGAGGAATTTGTCGCGCAGCGCGGGATATTCGGCTTCGCCTTTCGCACGAACGTCCTGCATGAGGTTTACGACGTTGTTGGCCATGTTGAGGATTTCCGTGTTGCGGACGAGCTCGGTATAATAATCGCGGGCCACGGCATAGGGCGCCAGGTCGTCGTACAGTTTATTGAGCGAATCCAGCAATCCGCCGTATTCTTTGCGCAGCGCGGGATTGGCCTGTACGCCTTCGGTGAAGCGCTTTTCATACGCCAGCTTCCGTTGGAGGCCCCCGGTCTGCTGCACGCCCTGCATCTCACCGATCCATTTTTTCCAGGCGTTGGCCATAGAGGCCTGTTTGGCGGCATATTGAATCTTGATCTGGCTGTCTTTCCGCATATACCCGTCGATCACTTTAAGCGCCGCATCGCGCACGCCAACGCGCGCGGGGTCCTGCCCTTCCACGGTCAGCTGCATGGCGCGGGAAGGCAGGTATTCGTTGGTGCGGCCGGGGAACCCGAACACCATGGTGAAATCGTTTTCCGCTACGCCGTCCAGCGAAATGGGCAGGAAGTGTTTGGGCTGCAGGGGCACGTTGTCCAGGCTGTATTCCGCGGGTTTATTGTCTTTCCCTGCGTATACGCGGAACATGGAGAAGTCGCCCGTATGGCGGGGCCACATCCAGTTATCGGTATCTGCGCCGAATTTGCCGATGGAAGACGGCGGGGTGCCTACGAGGCGGACGTCTTTATAGGTTTCGGTCACGAAGAGGAAATACTGGTTGGCTTCGAAGAAGGGCTTGATGAGCACTTCCTGCCAGGATTCCTTTTTCGCGGAAGATTTGATGGCTGCGAGGTTTTTGTCGATGGCCGACTGCCGGCCGCGCTCGTCGAGGTTTCCGCTCACGCCGGCGAGAGCCTGTTTGGTCACGTCTTCGATGCGGACGATGAAGGTGGCGGTGAGCCCGGGATTGGGGAGCTCTTCGCGTTGGGTGCGTGCCCAGAAGCCGCGGTCGAGGTAGTTATTTTCGAGCGTGGTGTGTTTCTGGATGGCGTCGTACCCGCAGTGGTGATTGGTGAGGAGGAGGCCTTTGGAGGAAATGATCTCGCCGGTGCAGAAACCGCCGAAGCTCACGATGGCGTCTTTCAAACTGCCTTTATTCACGTTGTAAATATCGGACGCGTTGATTTTCAACCCCATTCCCTTCATTTCTTTCTCGTTCAGCGAGCCCAGCAGGTGGGGGAGCCACATCCCTTCCGTAGCGGAAGCGGAGATATGGGTGGCGATAAGGGCCCCCAGCAGCAGGTATAGCTTAAAAGTTTGCCGCATAAGTTTGATTTGGTGAAACAAAGCGGCAATTTAAGGAAAGCGCGCAACATGAAAAAAGGGCGTCCCGATGAACCGGGACGCCCTTCCATATGCGGTAATAAACTATTACAGGTGGATAGCTTCGCCATAAGCCGCCTCGATGGCATCTTTTACCGCCTCGGCCATGGTCGGGTGCGGGTGGATGCTGTTGAGCACTTCCTGGTAAGTGGTTTCCAGGGTGCGGGCGGTAACGGTCTGCACGATGGCTTCCGTCACGTTCGCGCCGATCATGTGGGTGCCCAGCCATTCGCCGTATTTGGCGTCGAAGATCACTTTTACGAAACCTTCGGTAGCGCCGGCGCCAACGGCCTTGCCGGAAGCGGTATAGGGGAATTTGCCCACTTTCACTTCGTAGCCTGCTTCTTTCGCCGCTTTCTCGGTATAACCTACGGAAGCGATCTCGGGTGCGCAATACGTACATCCCGGAACGTTGTTGTAGTCAACAACTGCGGGTTTGTGGCTGTATTTCTTCTCGTTGTAGGCGATGGCTTCCACGCAGATGATCGCTTCGCGGGAAGCAACGTGCGCGAGGGCCTGGCCGGGAACGATGTCGCCGATGGCGTAAACGCCGGCAACATTGGTTGCGTAGTATTTATCGACCAGTACCTTGCCCTTGTCGGTTTTAACGCCGAGGGTTTCGAGGCCGATGTTTTCGATGTTGGAGGTGATGCCCACGGCGCTCAGCACAACGTCGGCTTCGAGGGTCACTTCGCCGGAAGCGGTTTTCACCTTGGCTTTCACGCCGGTTTTGGTGGCTTCAACGGCTTCTACGGAAGAATTGGTCATCACGTCGATGCCTTTCTTCTTGTAGATTTTTTCCAGTTCCTTGGAGATATCTTCGTCTTCCACCGGCACGATGCGCGGCATGAATTCAACGATGGTCACTTTGGTGCCCATGGTAGCGTAGAAGTAAGCGAATTCCACGCCGATGGCGCCGGAACCTACTACGATCATGCTTTTGGGCTGTGTGGGGAGGTTCATGGCCTCGCGGTAGCCGATCACGGTTTTGCCGTCGATCTTCAGATTCGGCAGCTCGCGGGAGCGGGCACCGGTGGCGAGGATGATATGTTTGGCTTCGTGAACGGCGGTTTTACCGTCTTTGTCGGTCACTTCCACCTGTCCTTTCGCTTTCAGTTTACCGTTGCCGAGGAGCACGTCGATCTTGTTCTTCTTCATGAGGAACTGAACGCCTTTGCTCATTTTGTCGGCCGCGCCGCGGGAACGTTTGATCACCGCGGGGAAATCAGCTTTCGCATCGCCTACGGTCACGCCGTAATCTTTGGAATGCTGGATATATTCCATTACCTGTGCAGATTTCAACAATGCCTTGGTTGGGATACATCCCCAGTTCAAACAGATACCGCCCAAATTCTCCCGTTCTACTATCGCTGTTTTAAAACCCAGTTGAGAAGCCCGGATAGCCGCCACGTATCCACCGGGACCGCTACCAATTACGATTACGTCGTATGCCATATTGCTTGATTTTTAAAATAAACGTGGCAAATGTAGTAAAAAAAGGAAAGTTACCCATGATATCCGCCCAGACATGACAATGCCGGGATACTCGGCCCAACGGCCATAAAAAAGGCCCCCTTGCGCAGGGGGCCCTTTCGATATCTTCCGAAGCCGTAATTACCTGAGGTCCACCACCTCAACGCCGGGATGCTTCTTGGCGTCGAAAGTGAACATATCGTCGGTCACCGCGCCATTGGGCTGGAAACTGTTGATCTCGTAAGTATAACGGTTGCCGTTTTTCTCGAACACTTTCATGCGCGCCAGCGTCTGCGTCTTCTTGTCCACATCGATCAGCACTTTGAAAAAAGGCTTCGATTTGTCGGTCGGGGTGAGCTCGATATTCTGCAACACTTTCCCTTTTTCGCTGGTTTCGCCGTTGAGTTTGTACAGGAAATCCTTGTCGTAGAAGTTGGTGAAGATCTTCGCCGGGGTCATGCCCTGGCTGCTTTGGTCCACATTATTGATGGTCACCTCGTTCACGTCTTTGGCGTAGGTCCAGGAAGTCTTGTTGTCGCTGATGATCTCCTGGTCGCCCATCACCACCTTATATTTCGTGCCTTTCACGTACACCGAGCCCTTTTTGGAGTCGGACACGCTGTTATTGGCACCTTCCACTTTCAAAACGAAATTGGCGATAACAGATTTGAGGGACTTGAACTTTTTGCTCACGTTGTCGAGCACCACCTTGGCCTTCGGATCGCTTTTGCCCGTCTGTGCCATGGCGCCGCCCATCAGTCCGCAAAGAACCAGCCCCGTAAATACCGTTTTCTTGATCATTCTGTTCATTTTAAGTTTATTCTCAGGTAAGATAGACAAATGTTATGCCGACACGTTTAAATCCCCCTGTTAAAGAAATGCAAAATTATTACAAATTATGCTTATAACATACTATTCAGGATCTCTTCGAGGTCGGCTTCCGTTTTCACGTTCACTTCCCTGGCCTTGCTGCCCATGTTGGGGCCCACGATCCCGGCGGCTTCCAGCTGGTCCATGAGCCGGCCCGCCCTGTTATAGCCCAGTTTCATGCGGCGTTGCAGCAAAGATGTGGATCCCTGCTGGTTTTGCACGATCACACGGGCCGCTTCCTCAAACAGCGGGTCGCGGTCGGCCAGGCTGAAATCCTTCCCTTCCATGTCTTTCTCATCAATATATTCCGGCAGCAGGAACGCATCCGGGTAGCCGCGCTGTTCACCGATGAATTCGGCCACAGACTCCACTTCCGGCGTATCCACGAAGGCGCACTGGAGGCGCACCACCTCGCCGTTGAAGGAAATGAGCATATCGCCCTGGCCGATCAGCTGCTCCGCACCGCCGGTATCGAGGATGGTGCGGGAGTCGATCTTCGAGGAAACCTTGAACGCGATACGCGCCGGGAAGTTGGCTTTGATGGTACCGGTAATGATATTGACGGACGGGCGCTGCGTGGCGATGATGAGGTGGATGCCCACGGCGCGCGCCAGCTGGGCCAACCGCGCGATCGGCATTTCCACTTCCTTGCCGGCTGTCATGATCAGGTCGGCGAACTCGTCGATCACCAGAACGATGAACGGCAGGTAGCGATGCCCTTTCTGCGGATTGAGGCGGCGCTG
Proteins encoded in this region:
- a CDS encoding RNA polymerase sigma factor; its protein translation is MDQLSLININQLFNRISEGDEEAFGILFRTSVSALLPFILRMVKQQAAAEEVVQASFLRVWLSRDKLPEVEQPKAWLYKVVANECYTWMRKEAREMRLRAGAAAGEEQTDDSLQAELSMRETRRLVAEAVAKMPAQRKRVFTMSRQQGMKIPEIAEMLGLSPNSVKNTLVLALKDVRAYLSRHGRIIPLLLLCWNLNGFDGWTQLLRVQNVEHTVVAGMIG
- a CDS encoding S46 family peptidase, encoding MRQTFKLYLLLGALIATHISASATEGMWLPHLLGSLNEKEMKGMGLKINASDIYNVNKGSLKDAIVSFGGFCTGEIISSKGLLLTNHHCGYDAIQKHTTLENNYLDRGFWARTQREELPNPGLTATFIVRIEDVTKQALAGVSGNLDERGRQSAIDKNLAAIKSSAKKESWQEVLIKPFFEANQYFLFVTETYKDVRLVGTPPSSIGKFGADTDNWMWPRHTGDFSMFRVYAGKDNKPAEYSLDNVPLQPKHFLPISLDGVAENDFTMVFGFPGRTNEYLPSRAMQLTVEGQDPARVGVRDAALKVIDGYMRKDSQIKIQYAAKQASMANAWKKWIGEMQGVQQTGGLQRKLAYEKRFTEGVQANPALRKEYGGLLDSLNKLYDDLAPYAVARDYYTELVRNTEILNMANNVVNLMQDVRAKGEAEYPALRDKFLASTESTFKNYSTAVDKDVTTALLDLYFKEVPSNKIGGEGYQIWMETNKDGKTTADNIFSKSALTSYDALKAFLSRPYATVATDIWKDPATRLLIGLRNGYAELVSKPHDAIQSDINRLQRRYMQAQMDVLKDRRFYPDANSTLRLTYGKVGGYSPRDAVEYDFMTTLDGVMEKYKPGDYEFDVPEKLRQLHASKDYGQYGQNGKMPVCFIASNHTTGGNSGSPALDAHGNLIGLNFDRTWEGTMSDINYDASICRNIMVDIRYVLFVVDKFAGATHLVEEMKLVHPKKSKVVPVRRKAA
- the lpdA gene encoding dihydrolipoyl dehydrogenase, whose translation is MAYDVIVIGSGPGGYVAAIRASQLGFKTAIVERENLGGICLNWGCIPTKALLKSAQVMEYIQHSKDYGVTVGDAKADFPAVIKRSRGAADKMSKGVQFLMKKNKIDVLLGNGKLKAKGQVEVTDKDGKTAVHEAKHIILATGARSRELPNLKIDGKTVIGYREAMNLPTQPKSMIVVGSGAIGVEFAYFYATMGTKVTIVEFMPRIVPVEDEDISKELEKIYKKKGIDVMTNSSVEAVEATKTGVKAKVKTASGEVTLEADVVLSAVGITSNIENIGLETLGVKTDKGKVLVDKYYATNVAGVYAIGDIVPGQALAHVASREAIICVEAIAYNEKKYSHKPAVVDYNNVPGCTYCAPEIASVGYTEKAAKEAGYEVKVGKFPYTASGKAVGAGATEGFVKVIFDAKYGEWLGTHMIGANVTEAIVQTVTARTLETTYQEVLNSIHPHPTMAEAVKDAIEAAYGEAIHL
- a CDS encoding outer membrane lipoprotein carrier protein LolA — translated: MNRMIKKTVFTGLVLCGLMGGAMAQTGKSDPKAKVVLDNVSKKFKSLKSVIANFVLKVEGANNSVSDSKKGSVYVKGTKYKVVMGDQEIISDNKTSWTYAKDVNEVTINNVDQSSQGMTPAKIFTNFYDKDFLYKLNGETSEKGKVLQNIELTPTDKSKPFFKVLIDVDKKTQTLARMKVFEKNGNRYTYEINSFQPNGAVTDDMFTFDAKKHPGVEVVDLR